Proteins from one Cicer arietinum cultivar CDC Frontier isolate Library 1 chromosome 3, Cicar.CDCFrontier_v2.0, whole genome shotgun sequence genomic window:
- the LOC101506390 gene encoding protein ABSCISIC ACID-INSENSITIVE 5 isoform X1, giving the protein MVVREGEINWTQGEVESALHRDEEANKIDVNNIISSSLGRQSSSIYSLTLDEFQHSLCESGKNFGSMNMDEFLSSIWNAEENQQAATNNNNNINNNNNLSVISKEISKQASLPRQNSLSIPAPLCRKTVEQVWSEIHKEQHQNNNNVGQITESATRQPTFGEMTLEDFLVKAGVVREQQSVMQPAALAVAPTVAAAVSSHRPQHYTVYPNNNSTMAAQAGSFAIGGGTGNVVAPPYQTVAQGGGAVGEPSGSGYVGNGKRDNIGTGYPPPPGVCYGGRVVNGGGGGYGVAVAQTMGMGGPVSPVSSDGIGNDNSGGKFGIDMSGLRGRKRMIDGPVERVVERRQRRMIKNRESAARSRARKQAYTVELEAELNQLREENSQLKQALTELERRRRQQCSEETNVRVQTKAQKAKEKLRTLRRNTSCHL; this is encoded by the exons ATGGTGGTAAGGGAGGGTGAGATTAACTGGACACAAGGGGAGGTGGAATCGGCGTTGCATAGGGACGAAGAAGCGAACAAGATCGATGTTAATAACATTATCTCATCATCGTTGGGAAGACAATCATCGTCGATATATTCGCTCACCCTCGACGAGTTCCAGCACAGTCTCTGTGAGAGTGGCAAGAATTTCGGATCAATGAACATGGATGAGTTCTTAAGTAGTATTTGGAATGCAGAGGAGAATCAGCAAGCTGCTaccaacaataataataacatcaacaataacaataatctGTCTGTAATTTCGAAAGAGATTAGCAAACAGGCAAGCCTTCCTCGTCAAAATTCGCTGTCGATTCCTGCACCACTTTGTAGGAAAACCGTGGAACAAGTTTGGTCTGAGATACACAAAGAGCAACATCAGAACAACAACAATGTTGGTCAGATTACTGAGTCTGCCACTCGACAACCGACTTTCGGAGAGATGACATTGGAGGATTTCTTGGTGAAAGCAGGGGTAGTTAGGGAACAACAATCTGTTATGCAGCCGGCTGCATTAGCAGTAGCACCTACTGTAGCTGCTGCGGTATCATCTCACCGGCCACAGCATTACACCGTGTATCCGAATAACAACTCTACGATGGCTGCTCAGGCTGGTTCTTTTGCTATTGGTGGCGGCACTGGGAATGTGGTTGCGCCGCCTTATCAAACGGTGGCTCAGGGAGGTGGAGCAGTTGGAGAGCCTTCGGGTTCAGGATATGTTGGGAATGGTAAGAGAGATAACATAGGTACTGGATATCCTCCGCCACCAGGGGTTTGTTATGGAGGGAGAGTGGTGAATGGAGGAGGTGGTGGTTATGGCGTGGCAGTGGCACAAACTATGGGAATGGGCGGACCGGTTAGTCCGGTTTCGTCCGATGGGATTGGTAATGATAACTCGGGCGGGAAATTTGGGATCGACATGAGTGGTTTAAGAGGAAGGAAGAGGATGATTGATGGTCCTGTTGAAAGAGTTGTGGAGAGAAGGCAAAGAAGAATGATCAAGAATAGAGAATCAGCAGCAAGATCTAGAGCAAGAAAACAG GCTTACACAGTTGAATTAGAAGCAGAACTGAACCAATTAAGAGAAGAGAATTCACAACTGAAACAAGCACTG ACCGAGCTCGAGAGGAGACGAAGGCAACAG TGTTCAGAGGAAACAAATGTGAGAGTGCAGACCAAAGCTCAGAAGGCAAAAGAGAAACTGAGAACCTTAAGAAGGAACACTAGTTGTCATCTGTGA
- the LOC101506390 gene encoding protein ABSCISIC ACID-INSENSITIVE 5 isoform X2, whose translation MVVREGEINWTQGEVESALHRDEEANKIDVNNIISSSLGRQSSSIYSLTLDEFQHSLCESGKNFGSMNMDEFLSSIWNAEENQQAATNNNNNINNNNNLSVISKEISKQASLPRQNSLSIPAPLCRKTVEQVWSEIHKEQHQNNNNVGQITESATRQPTFGEMTLEDFLVKAGVVREQQSVMQPAALAVAPTVAAAVSSHRPQHYTVYPNNNSTMAAQAGSFAIGGGTGNVVAPPYQTVAQGGGAVGEPSGSGYVGNGKRDNIGTGYPPPPGVCYGGRVVNGGGGGYGVAVAQTMGMGGPVSPVSSDGIGNDNSGGKFGIDMSGLRGRKRMIDGPVERVVERRQRRMIKNRESAARSRARKQAYTVELEAELNQLREENSQLKQALTELERRRRQQRKQM comes from the exons ATGGTGGTAAGGGAGGGTGAGATTAACTGGACACAAGGGGAGGTGGAATCGGCGTTGCATAGGGACGAAGAAGCGAACAAGATCGATGTTAATAACATTATCTCATCATCGTTGGGAAGACAATCATCGTCGATATATTCGCTCACCCTCGACGAGTTCCAGCACAGTCTCTGTGAGAGTGGCAAGAATTTCGGATCAATGAACATGGATGAGTTCTTAAGTAGTATTTGGAATGCAGAGGAGAATCAGCAAGCTGCTaccaacaataataataacatcaacaataacaataatctGTCTGTAATTTCGAAAGAGATTAGCAAACAGGCAAGCCTTCCTCGTCAAAATTCGCTGTCGATTCCTGCACCACTTTGTAGGAAAACCGTGGAACAAGTTTGGTCTGAGATACACAAAGAGCAACATCAGAACAACAACAATGTTGGTCAGATTACTGAGTCTGCCACTCGACAACCGACTTTCGGAGAGATGACATTGGAGGATTTCTTGGTGAAAGCAGGGGTAGTTAGGGAACAACAATCTGTTATGCAGCCGGCTGCATTAGCAGTAGCACCTACTGTAGCTGCTGCGGTATCATCTCACCGGCCACAGCATTACACCGTGTATCCGAATAACAACTCTACGATGGCTGCTCAGGCTGGTTCTTTTGCTATTGGTGGCGGCACTGGGAATGTGGTTGCGCCGCCTTATCAAACGGTGGCTCAGGGAGGTGGAGCAGTTGGAGAGCCTTCGGGTTCAGGATATGTTGGGAATGGTAAGAGAGATAACATAGGTACTGGATATCCTCCGCCACCAGGGGTTTGTTATGGAGGGAGAGTGGTGAATGGAGGAGGTGGTGGTTATGGCGTGGCAGTGGCACAAACTATGGGAATGGGCGGACCGGTTAGTCCGGTTTCGTCCGATGGGATTGGTAATGATAACTCGGGCGGGAAATTTGGGATCGACATGAGTGGTTTAAGAGGAAGGAAGAGGATGATTGATGGTCCTGTTGAAAGAGTTGTGGAGAGAAGGCAAAGAAGAATGATCAAGAATAGAGAATCAGCAGCAAGATCTAGAGCAAGAAAACAG GCTTACACAGTTGAATTAGAAGCAGAACTGAACCAATTAAGAGAAGAGAATTCACAACTGAAACAAGCACTG ACCGAGCTCGAGAGGAGACGAAGGCAACAG AGGAAACAAATGTGA
- the LOC101507167 gene encoding F-box/LRR-repeat protein At1g67190-like, with amino-acid sequence MENLPVEVIGIILSHVASARDIVIASLTCKKWRHAWHNHLLTLSFDTIDWPLYRQICSTQLEMLITCTIFQTKGLQSLTILMNYDHQFCVTTVISWLKYTSDSLRQLRFYVRTSPTFNIIDKCNRQRLEVLALADNPISRVVPSYHKFPCLKGLSLSSVTISALDLSLLLSACPKLEVLNIFCPEITMLDSQASIELSSSSLKVLLVESFNFDKFVLQADSLECLDLKDCNFDVFELIGKDTLKVLRIDDVSINHLDIGDSTENLEIVDVCNFTIMWPKFYHIISKASKLNRLRLWDVVFDDEDEVVDIETISVCFSRLTYLSLSYDLKDGVLHYGLQGLSFLMNVVVLELGWNKISDLFSVWVVGLLEGCPNLKKLVIYGFVAEVRTHEECQTFARFSEFMLLLGRKHSHIKFEFQYE; translated from the coding sequence ATGGAGAACCTTCCTGTTGAAGTGATTGGTATCATATTATCCCATGTTGCGTCTGCTAGGGATATTGTGATTGCCTCTTTAACTTGCAAAAAATGGAGACACGCTTGGCACAATCACCTTCTCACTCTTTCATTTGATACAATTGATTGGCCTCTATATCGCCAAATATGTTCTACTCAATTAGAAATGCTCATCACTTGTACAATCTTTCAAACTAAAGGATTGCAGTCTTTAACAATTCTCATGAATTATGATCATCAATTTTGTGTTACCACTGTCATTTCTTGGCTTAAGTATACAAGCGATTCGTTGCGCCAACTACGTTTTTATGTCAGAACATCCCCTACTTTCAATATCATTGATAAATGCAACAGGCAAAGATTGGAGGTTTTAGCCTTGGCTGATAACCCTATCTCGCGTGTTGTACCGAGTTATCATAAATTTCCTTGCTTGAAGGGTTTGTCGTTGAGTTCTGTTACCATATCAGCTTTGGATTTGAGTCTTCTGCTTTCTGCTTGTCCAAAACTTGAAGTCTTGAATATATTTTGTCCAGAAATCACTATGTTGGATTCGCAGGCTTCCATAGAGCTTAGTAGCTCTTCTTTGAAGGTTTTATTAGTTGAGtcatttaattttgataaatttgtaCTACAGGCTGATTCACTTGAGTGTCTAGATCTGAAAGATTGTAACTTTGATGTTTTCGAATTGATCGGTAAAGACACTTTGAAAGTATTGAGGATTGATGATGTGAGTATCAACCATCTTGACATTGGGGATAGTACTGAAAATCTCGAGATTGTAGATGTCTGTAACTTCACAATTATGTGGCCGAAGTTTTATCACATTATCTCGAAAGCGTCTAAACTAAACCGGCTTCGGCTGTGGGATGTAGTTTTTGACGACGAGGATGAGGTTGTTGATATTGAGACCATTTCTGTTTGTTTTTCTAGACTCACATACCTTTCCTTAAGCTATGATTTGAAAGATGGAGTGCTTCATTATGGGTTGCAGGGTTTGTCTTTTCTGATGAATGTGGTGGTGTTAGAACTTGGATGGAATAAAATCAGTGATCTTTTCTCAGTTTGGGTAGTTGGACTTTTGGAAGGATGTCCTAATCTGAAAAAGTTGGTGATTTATGGTTTTGTTGCAGAGGTCAGAACACATGAAGAGTGTCAAACTTTTGCAAGATTTTCTGAATTCATGCTTCTACTAGGAAGAAAACACAGTCATATAAAGTTTGAGTTTCAATATGAGTAG
- the LOC101507484 gene encoding cell division protein FtsZ homolog 2-1, chloroplastic-like, whose translation MSLETVTMATCFVHSNSRNSVGVLAVNGGRTLLENNHINKPCFLKIHDNKNGFLGGNGNRKCGFINVKSTGSPNNHSVSPYHHSKDPFLDLHPEISMLRGEGSSSLNNTTRPRKDTSGGDVDERLEDNSIPSNYNEAKIKVIGVGGGGSNAVNRMIESSMNGVEFWIVNTDVQAMRMSPVVSENRLPIGQELTRGLGAGGNPEIGMNAAKESKESIQEAVYGADMVFVTAGMGGGTGTGAAPVIAGITKSMGILTVGIVTTPFSFEGRRRAVQAQEGIAALRDNVDTLIVIPNDKLLTAVSQSTPVTEAFNLADDILRQGVRGISDIITIPGLVNVDFADVRAIMANAGSSLMGIGTATGKTRARDAALNAIQSPLLDIGIERATGIVWNITGGSDLTLFEVNAAAEVIYDLVDPTANLIFGAVIDPSLSGQVSITLIATGFKRQEESEGRPAQVSQLTQGDTVISRRSSTFTDGSLVEIPEFLKKKGRLRYPRA comes from the exons ATGAGTTTGGAAACTGTAACAATGGCAACGTGCTTTGTACATTCGAATTCTAGAAATTCAGTAGGGGTGTTGGCTGTTAATGGAGGAAGAACATTGTTAGAGAATAATCATATTAACAAACCGTGTTTTTTGAAAATTCATGACAATAAAAATGGATTTTTGGGTGGTAATGGTAACCGAAAGTGCGGTTTTATTAATGTTAAGTCAACAGGGTCACCAAATAACCATAGTGTTAGTCCCTATCATCATAGCAAAGACCCTTTTTTAGACCTTCATCCCGAGATTTCAATGCTTAGAGGTGAAGGAAGCAGTTCATTGAACAACACCACGAGACCGAGAAAGGATACGTCCGGTGGTGATGTGGATGAGAGGTTGGAAGACAATTCTATTCCGAGTAATTACAATGAGGCAAAGATTAAAGTCATTGGTGTTGGTGGTGGTGGGTCGAATGCGGTCAATCGCATGATTGAGAGCTCCATGAATGGTGTGGAGTTTTGGATTGTTAATACTGATGTTCAGGCAATGAGAATGTCGCCTGTTGTTTCTGAGAACCGCTTGCCAATTGGTCAAGAGCTTACGCGGGGTCTTGGCGCTGGCGGTAACCCAGAGATTGGTATGAATGCTGCCAAAGAAAGCAAAGAGTCAATACAAGAGGCGGTTTATGGAGCTGATATGGTCTTTGTTACT GCTGGAATGGGAGGAGGAACTGGCACTGGTGCAGCTCCAGTTATTGCTGGTATCACAAAGTCAATGGGTATACTAACCGTTGGTATTGTCACAACCCCTTTCTCATTTGAAGGGCGGAGGAGGGCAGTTCAAGCTCAAGAAGGAATTGCAGCCTTAAGAGATAACGTTGATACCCTGATAGTTATTCCAAATGACAAGTTGCTGACTGCAGTTTCTCAGTCCACCCCTGTTACTGAAGCATTCAATCTGGCTGATGATATTCTTCGACAAGGTGTTCGTGGCATTTCTGATATTATTACG ATACCTGGGTTGGTGAATGTCGACTTTGCAGATGTTAGAGCTATAATGGCCAATGCAGGTTCTTCACTTATGGGGATAGGAACTGCAACTG GGAAAACAAGGGCAAGAGATGCTGCATTAAATGCTATCCAGTCGCCCTTACTAGATATTGGTATAGAGAGGGCCACTGGAATTGTATGGAACATAACTGGTGGAAGTGATTTGACCTTGTTTGAG GTAAATGCCGCAGCAGAAGTTATATACGACCTTGTGGATCCTACTGCTAATTTAATATTTGGAGCAGTAATAGATCCATCACTCAGTGGTCAA GTGAGCATAACATTGATTGCCACGGGATTCAAGCGTCAAGAGGAAAGTGAAGGGAGACCTGCACAG GTCAGTCAACTCACACAGGGAGATACAGTTATCAGTCGGCGATCTTCCACTTTCACCGATGGTAGTTTGGTTGAGATCCCAGAATTCTTAAAGAAAAAAGGGCGCTTACGCTATCCAAGAGCTTAA